AATCCCAGATCTGGCCGGAATATATCTATACCAGCTCTTAGTTGTGAATATGATGTTCGTCCCTGTTCTAGGCGTGGGTCTCCGAAATTTGAATTGTATATGTGTGGTTTTTCTATAACTAAAATGTTACCAGTACTATATCCATGAACCTGTACTTTAGGGTTTATATCAGAAGTTCCATTTTCTTGGACATAGATTAGGTTTTGTCTTTCAGTTTTTTTATCCTCAATTTCTATGTTGAGAATGTGATTATCGACAGGAAACCTTGTGATGTCAAAAAATTTGGTAATTTTTGATGTGACATAGTAAATTTCGTAATGTATAGTTCCATTGGTATAATTATCTACCAATTCTTTGTTTTGTATGTCGCCATCGATAACCTGGAAGTTTTCACCAGGATTTACATCACTACCATTCCATTTGAACCATAAATAAAAATCAACATCCCATGTACTGTCTGATAAAGAGACGTCTTTGATACGATCCACATAAATTCCTGATAGAACTTTAGTAGGTGTACTATTTGAGGGGAGATTAAAGTCTTCTGCAATAAGCCCGGATTCTGTAAGATTAGGACTCATCCGCTCCATATGTTTTATTATGGATGATTGTTTATTTTCATATAGAGTTCCTGCTGTATAACTACCTACTAATAAGAAAATAAGTATAATCCCTATTATCCACCATTTAAGAAATCTATTTCCTTTAGACTTAATTTCATCATCCTTTGATCCTTCCTCATTATTTTTATCAGACAAAAATTACCACCATTTATTAAATGACCCAAAATACTTAAAAGGACAATATTTAATTATCTAATATAAATGTATATTACCATTTATTACTATATTTTTCTATTTGTTTATATAAATTAATAGAAGATCTAAATATTTCATATATTTTAATAAATATAGATTATTTAAATGATCTCAATACTGAGATATTTTATTATTGGTTTAGTTTGAAAAATGAAAGTGTATTTTATTAATTTTAGGAGTTATTATAATGGTTGCTATAAACTAAACCTACAACAAATGACTTTACTTATAAATAAAATATGTTTACCTATAGATACATGCATTTATTCATATAGTTAAATATTGAATGTGACACTTACACGTATGTGCTGATAATTTAAGCTTGTGTTGATAGGTAATTCTATTATAATCTTTTTTTATACTTTAATTCTTTGAATGTGATTCTGAATTCTGTCCCATTATCCACATTAAGTTTTAATTCACCGTCTAACTGTTTCAATGAAAATGTAATACTAGTTCACATTTTTATACTTCAATTTCATAATATAACCATGGTTTTTGAGTATGAGTATAATCATTTTCAATGTTACAATTTAAATAAAAAAAATAGGAAAAAATAGGAATTCTGATCTATATCCTAATCTAAATTAGGATTTGGTTGCCATATTTAACTCCTGATTTTTTATGGGGCTCTCAAATGTTAGAATAATATATTTCAGATTCAAGTATTATATTAAGTGTTGACTAAATTTTTAAGAGGAGTATTAATATGGATGATATCGAAGAATTGAAACTATTAGAAAAAATATTGTTGCTTATTAAGGATTATAATGAAACGTATAAACCTGAAATATATGATTCTAAAGTAGATTTAAAAGCTGTAAAACGAAGTTGGATTAAAAATGAAGATTATGGAACAATGGAACTAAGACATTGGGAGATAAGTTTAGAAGAAGTTCAAAATCAAATAAAAGAAATAGAAGGTCTCATCAACAGAAAATCTGTTGTTTAGAGATTTTTGTAACTTTTTGACAAAATTTAAGGTTATATGGACTTTAGAATTAATAAGGGAGCGGGGCGATCCCACTCCCAAGTGTTTGACTAGAACACAATCATAAACTTTGTTTTGATTGTATTTAACTCTTAGTGATACTAAATATTTATTTCGTGATACTTCTCTATTGTTAACCCAATGGTCGAAATATTTCAAATTTTAATTTCATGAGAATATTAGAGTATAGAAGATAACAACCTTGTACAAATAAATATAAGCTGTTATTTTTTTTGTTCTGCTTTAATTGATAGAACTTTGAGAATTAATTAGAATATATTAATAATAATCAAAGATTATATTATTTTAATCTTAATAATTGCTTTAGTGGGGGTAATATCGTTTTCTTCAGCATATATGTTGGCATCTCAACCTAAGAGTATTGTTTCTAATAATTCAAGTGTTAATTTAACTTCAAATAATACACAGATAAATAAAACAGTACAAAGCACAAAGGCTCCTGGAATTACACCGACACAAAGCTATGTCAATAGCAAAGAAATATGAAAAATCATATAGGGCAGAACCTACAGGTGTTGTAGATTATGTAAATGGTAAAGGGGATTATAAGGGTGCTGATGGAGATCCTTTCTATCATGTAGATTTAAAATGGATAGACCCAAAAAGAAGTGTAGCAGAATATGGTGAAGCAGGATATATTGAGATAGATGCCATTACTGGGCAAATATCTCCCAGAAATTAAAGAACAAATGAAATGAGTTTAATTTCTAATTATTTTTATTAGTATTCATGAAAGCAATATATGGTGAATGTTACCTAGGATTCTTAAGATAATGTGAATTAATTCATTCATGTATAAATGATATTTATTCTAAAATGTAAAAAAAAGAAAAAAAATGAATTTATTATTTTACAATTTTTTCTCCCGTATTTTTATTGTAAGGTAAATTTGAAAATATTTAAAAAAAAATTATATAGATTTCATTTTATTCAGATAACTACTAATGGTGAATGGTCTGATATTTTAGATTCCCTGATTTGAGAATCTGAATAAACCGATACATCTTCTAATGTTTCAGCAAGCTTTGATGAAACGAAAGCATAGTCCAATCTGAACCCAGTTCCAGAGTAGTGAAACCAAGTATATCCTTCACCATCTCCTCTTGCATTGTACTTCCACAAGTCAATGTATCCTAATTCTTCTAGTTTCATTAAATCCTTGGCATTGTATTCTGTTTTATTTGAAGAATCTGCTTTGGTGCAACTGTTGAAGTCGCCTGTTATCAACACTTTATTATCAACATGCTTTTCTGCATAATCTAATATTTTCTTCCAAAATAAATTCTTTTGAGATCCTGACTTGTCTGGTACATACACTCCAAGCACATAGAGATCCATCATAGGGATATATACTTCAACCCATCTATCCTCAACATTTTTAGTTATAAATTCCTCTTTACTCGCAATAAATGAACCTAACTCACCATTTTCATTGGATGGTTGAGTTTTATACCCTTTCTCAACTAATTTAGCTATAATTTCCTTGCCGTTATCATTTTTAATAAATTCTGTAAGTACAATCATATCAAAATCATTGTTCAACAAGTAATCCACTATTTTGTAGGTTCGTTTCTCCCCACCGAATCGAATATTGAAATTTAAAATTCTCATTCATCTCTCCCCTAATCCTGAAAACAAAGTTAAAAACAATTATTTAAGCATATAATTCGATTATTATTTAGTAGCAAATAATATTGATATGTTTCACATAAGTTAAAAGGGAGACCATTTATTTACAAGGAACTTTTCTATAAAATATTATTAAATAACATCTTGATATAGATCAAATAAGTAGAATTTTCGTATTTTGGGTGATTTAAATTTTTGTTACCAGAAATTTTGATAATTTAATTAAGTTTGTGCTGGACGAGTATGAGGTGAATGCTAGTTGGAGGGTTATTGTTTTTGATGATGAAGAATGGATGTTATTTCTTGATGGAAGAAACCATTTAAATTGTTATAAAAATGAATTTTTTGAATTTGCTGATGTAATAGAGGAGTATGATGAAGAAATAGATACTCATAATGCATATGCCCATGTTTGTTCGTGCCCTGTAAATAAAGAGTATATTAAATTGGTTACTGAAGCATTAGATCAAAAACGTTTGGAAACTTTTAATTCTGAAATTAAATTTATTCAAAGGCTTTACACATCTTATGATGTAGATCATCTAATCCTAATTAATGATGAAAGTTTTTCTATGCTTCTAAATGTGAAAAGACCCGAAATTTTAACTCATGAAACTTTTCATATAGTCGAAGACGAATTATTTGAACAATATCATAAATTTGAAGAAGTCCATGAAAATGCCATAAAACTTGCTGAACAATACATTACATCTTTACAGAAGAACAGAGAAAAAGAGAATTTAAAAAAATCTGCTCACATAGAAAAGGAAGAGGAAAATATGTAGATTAAGAATCATTACCAAATTCAGATAAAAATTAGGATGTTGTTATTATATTATGGTCATAGATGCAGTTTTTTTGTATATAATTAATATAATGTTATAGAAGTGTTAATCTTCTTGGAAATAAGAATAGTATATACTAATTTTATCTTTTATGATATAATTAAACGATAATTTTACCAATATAAACGGAAATCCGGATGGTGATAAAGTGGAAAAATTGAATGTAGTCCTAATTATTGTTGTAATAATTTTAGTAGGCATGTTAGGTACTGCATTTGGATATATGTTCTTAACAAATAATAAGAATGGGAATAATACTACATCAAACCTAACACTCGGAAATGAAACCAATATCACAAATCAAACAGGTAGTAAAATCCCTTATAGTCCAGACTACATAACATTCAGTAAGGCAAAATCAATAGCTAAAAGTCACGCTGATAAAGGAGTAGTAACAAGCGATCCGATATTAATAAAGGCTAAAAACGGAGATGCAATTTATTATAGTGACTATTCTTATAATGGGGTTATTATTGGAGGCATAATACTAAATGCTAAAACTGGTGCAATTCTAGGTATACAACAAAATATTCCAACTACAACAACAACTAATGACAATACAAACTACGATAACAATTATGACAATAGTAACTCAGGTTATTATGACAATAACTATGATAACAGCTATGATAACAGTAATGACTACCAGGAACCTAGTCAAGATAATTATAGTTCAAGCGGATAAAAAACCTTTTTTTCTCTTTTTATTCACAATAGTTCATATCAAAACACAGAATAACGATTTCTAAAATTTTCAATACAAATATTATCATGAAATTAAATACATTGGTATAATTTAATCAATATTAACCTGTACTGTTATATAGTTAATCTTTAGTTTCATTTATTATAAGGATTATTAGGTGAATTTATAGGAATGTTGGAGTAAACGAAGATTTTACTGGATGTATTGTTAAAAGCAGGTATTTATGCATGGAATATAGTATTCTGATACGTAGCTCTATATAATGATACCAAAAGTATCGGTGCATTATTTTTTATTTTAGTATTTATTTTAATTATTCGCTGTTTTAAAAAAATAGGTGACAAATTGCCAAGAAAATACGGAAAGGGTTCAAGAAAATGCAGCAGATGTAGTGATCATTCATCTTTAGTTCGAAGATACAATCTTATGTTATGCAGACAATGCTTCAGAGAAATTGCAGCTAGAATTGGATTTAAGAAATATAACTAGAAATTCATTTTATGAGCTTTCAAAAATGGAAAAAATTGATTTTAATATATTTTTTTAGTTGTAATTGATTTTTCAATTCTATTTAATTTATTATTTTAGATATTTAATTTTTATAAGGAGGTTTATATGTTAAAAGATTCACAAGTTCAAGAATTATTAATGGACATCACAGATGATGAAAAAAATTGTGTTACGATTATTAAATGTTTATTAAATGGTAAAACATCGGATGCAGCTATTGCTGAAGAAACTGAAATAAAGTTAAATACAATA
This sequence is a window from Methanobacterium sp. SMA-27. Protein-coding genes within it:
- a CDS encoding PepSY domain-containing protein, which encodes MEKLNVVLIIVVIILVGMLGTAFGYMFLTNNKNGNNTTSNLTLGNETNITNQTGSKIPYSPDYITFSKAKSIAKSHADKGVVTSDPILIKAKNGDAIYYSDYSYNGVIIGGIILNAKTGAILGIQQNIPTTTTTNDNTNYDNNYDNSNSGYYDNNYDNSYDNSNDYQEPSQDNYSSSG
- a CDS encoding 30S ribosomal protein S14 codes for the protein MPRKYGKGSRKCSRCSDHSSLVRRYNLMLCRQCFREIAARIGFKKYN
- a CDS encoding endonuclease/exonuclease/phosphatase family protein, whose protein sequence is MRILNFNIRFGGEKRTYKIVDYLLNNDFDMIVLTEFIKNDNGKEIIAKLVEKGYKTQPSNENGELGSFIASKEEFITKNVEDRWVEVYIPMMDLYVLGVYVPDKSGSQKNLFWKKILDYAEKHVDNKVLITGDFNSCTKADSSNKTEYNAKDLMKLEELGYIDLWKYNARGDGEGYTWFHYSGTGFRLDYAFVSSKLAETLEDVSVYSDSQIRESKISDHSPLVVI